Sequence from the Bacteroidota bacterium genome:
TGCGCCAGCGGCCCGTCGACGTAGCTCTCGACCCGGACGTGGGAGCCGAACCCGACGATCTTCTCCTCGATCTCGCGGCTGAACCCGCGCACGATCATCAGCGAGAGCAGAAGCGCCGCCACCCCAATCGTCACGCCGCCAACGGCCACGTAGGTCACGAACCGGAGAAACTTCTGCCCCTCGTCCCGGCCCTGCGCGCCGCGGAGGTAGCGGAGCGCCACGAAGCGCTGGAACGAAGACGACGGCATGGGCGAGCGGCGAGGTGGAATCCCAAAGGTACCGATGGTCGAGCGCCGTACGGTTGGACGGGAAACGTGGGAGCGGTTCCGTACCTTCTGCGTCTCTCCCCTTCTGTTTCCCACTCTTCGACGCTGCCATGACCAACGCCGTCCTCCGCCCCCCTGCCCCTGCCAACGAATCTGTGCGCTCCTACGCGCCCGGTGCGCTTGAGCGACGGTCTTTGCAAAAACGGATATCCGAGATGCGCGAGGAGACCGTCGCCATCCCGGCCGTGATCGGCGGCGAGCGGGTCGAGACCGGGCGCACGGCCGAGGTCGTAGCCCCGCACGAGCACAGCCGCGTGCTGGCGCGCGCGCACCTCGGCGGCGAGGCCGAGGTCGGCCGCGCCGTCGACGCCGCCGTCGAGGCCCGGCACGACTGGATGCGGATGCCCTGGAACGACCGCGCCTCGGTCTTCCTCCGCGCCGCCGACCTCCTCGCCGGGCCGTGGCGCGACACGATCAACGCCGCCACCATGCTCGGCCAGAGTAAGAACGCCTACCAGGCCGAGATCGACAGCGCCGCCGAGCTCGTCGACTTCTTTCGCTACAACGTCCACTTCATGCGGCAGATCTACGAGGAGCAGCCGGTCTCGCCGCCCGGCCAGTGGAACCAGGTCGAGTACCGCCCGCTCGAAGGGTTCGTCTTCGCCGTCACGCCGTTCAACTTCACGAGCATCGCGGGCAACCTCCCGACGGCACCCGCGCTGATGGGCAACACGGTCGTTTGGAAGCCCGCGACGACGGCGCTCCTCTCGGCATACTACATCATGGCGCTCCTCGAAGCGGCCGGCCTCCCCCCCGGCGTCGTCAACCTCGTCCCCGGCAGCGGGGCCGACGTGGGCGACCCGGCGATTGCCTCTCCCCACTTCACCGGCCTCCACTTCACCGGCTCGACGGGCACGTTCAACCACCTCTGGCGCGAGATCGGGAACAACCTCGACGCGTACCGGACCTACCCCCGGATCGTCGGCGAGACAGGCGGGAAGGACTTTATCGTCGCCCACGAGTCGGCAGACCCCGAGGCCGTGGCGACGGCGATTGTCCGGGGTGCGTTCGAGTACCAGGGTCAGAAGTGCTCAGCCGCGAGCCGGGTCTACCTCCCCGAGGCGCTCTGGCCGGCCGTCGAGGAGTCACTCATGCAGCAGCTCGGCGAGATGCAGATGGGGCCGGTCGAAGACTTCACCAACTTCGTCAACGCTGTCATCGACCGGAAGTCGTTTGAGAACATCACGGGCTACATCGACCGGGCGAAGGAGGCCGACGGGGTCCGCATTGCCCACGGCGGCGGCTACGACGACAGCGAGGGGTTCTACGTCGAGCCGACCGTGCTCATCACCGAGGATCCACACTACGAGACGATGGAGCACGAACTCTTCGGCCCGGTCGCCTCGCTCTACGTCGCCCCGGCTTCGACGAGCTTCTCGGACCTCCTGAAGCTGGTCGACGAGACCTCGCCCTACGCTCTCACCGGGGCCGTCTTCGCCCGCGACCGGAGCGCGGTCATCGAAGCGCGCGACACGCTCGCGGAGGCGGCTGGCAACTTCTACATCAACGACAAGCCGACGGGCGCGGTCGTCGGGCAGCAGCCCTTCGGCGGGGCACGCGGCTCGGGGACCAACGACAAGGCCGGCTCGCACGTCAACCTCCTCCGGTGGACGAGCCTCCGGGCGATCAAGGAGACGTTCGTCCCGGCGGCGCACTTTGCCTACCCATTCCACGCGCCAGACGTGCGCGCGAACGGGCGGGAAGAGAGCGTCGAGGGGTAACCCGACCGAGGGCACGGCACCGCCGTGCTCCTGCCGGCACCCGCATGCTTGTATTCAAGAGTCGACATCACCCGGGCGACGCGCCCGCCGCGCTCGTCTACGCCCGCGCCCTCACCGGGCCGCTGGCGTGGAGCATGACGGGCGTGATGATCGCGGCGAGCGTGGCGATGCTCGAGGGGCAGGACCCGCTGCCGTGGGTCGTCTGGGTGGTGCCGCTGGTCTACGCGCTCTCGACGGCGTGGACGGTCTACGACCTCCGCCGGACGCCGGCCGAACTCGTGCTCGACGAGGCACGCGGCGGTGTGCGCTCAGTGTGGGACGCCGCCGGGCGGAAGACGCCGCTCCTGCTCCGGCCCGTGTTTTCTCCCCGGCGTACGGCGTATGGCCTGGACCTTCCCATCGGGCGGACGCTCCACACCTTCGCCCCGGACGACTGGCCGCGCTTCGACCGCCTGGAAGCTGCCGCGTTCGATGCCGCCGAAGCCGCCGAGACAGAGCGCCGCGCGCGGGCCGGCGTTTAGGCTCAGTAAATCCGCACGTAGTATGTGGCCTCGCCCAGATGCGCTACACGCTCGGCCTCGGCGCGGAGGTCGGGGTCGTCGGACTGGAGCGCGTCGCGGAGCGCAGTCAGGTCGGCCGAGCGCTTGACGCGCACGAAGGCGTCCGGCAGGCTCCCCACCTCGGCGGTCAGCTCGACCGGCGGGCTGCTGCTCCGCTGGAGCTTGACGCGGCCGAGCGCGGTCGGGTGCTCGGTCTCGCCGCGCTGCTGCATCGACCACGCGAGGCGGCTCTTGAGCGACTGCGCGGCGGTTGCGAAGCGGCGCTCCGCCTCCTGGAGCCGCTGCCGCTCCGCCTTCACGGCCTCGGCCGTAGCCTCCAGCCGGCGCAGCACGCGGAGGTAGCCCTCGACCTTACCCGTGCGGAGGTCGAGCAGGTCGTTGTGCTGGGCCTCGATCTCGTCCGTAATCTCGCCGCCGGAGGCGAGGAGCGCGTCTTCGAGCGCCTGGAGCTCCGCGTCGATGGCGTAGAGGGTGAGCGGCTTGATGTCGGACATAGGGCGATGCGCGGCGGAAGGCTAAGACGAAGCGGGGTGTGGCTAGCGTGGAGGCTACGCATGCCGCCGGGTGCGAGGCCAGCTTTTTTTCGGTGTGGTGAAGCCCGGCCTGCTCGACCTGCGTATGCACGGGCACGCGCTTCCCCTGCCCGACCTCTGTCCCATGCCCTCGTTTCAGAAGCCCTCGCTCTTCGGCCGCCTGCTGCTGCTCTTCACGGTCGTCCCGATCCTCGAACTGACCCTCCTCGTCTGGCTCGGCGGGCGGATCGGGTTCTGGCCGACCGTAGGCCTGATCGCCGCGACGGCCATCATCGGATCGACGCTCGCACACCGCGAGGGGCTCTCGGCGCTGGCGCGGTTCCGGGCCCGCATGGCGCAGGGCGAGGTCCCCGGCGACGAGTTGACCGACGGCATCCTCATTCTCATCGCCGGGGCCTTCCTCCTCACGCCCGGCGTGCTCACCGATGTCGTGGGCTTCCTCGGGCTGCTGCCCCCGACGCGGAAGGTGATCAAGCAGGCCGTCTCGAAGCGGGTCCGCCAGAGCATGCTGGGTGACACGGTCAGCGTGGGTACGTGGCCCCCGCCTCCGCCGCCGGAGAGCGATGCGGTGGACGTGGAGTTCGAGGACGTGCGGGAGGATGCATAAGACGCGGTGCGCGAGGGAGACCGCCTTCTGCGAGGCAACCCTCACGCATTACGTCTCACTCGTCACGCATCACCTGACCACGAGCAGCTTGCGCGTCTTCACGGACCCCGCCGCGCGCAGGGTGACGACGTAGACCCCGCTCGCCACCGCCTGGCCGGCCCCGTCGCTCCCGTCCCAGGTCGCGCTGTGCGAGCCGGCGGCGTAGAGGCCGTCGGCGAGGGTGCGGACGCGCTGGCCCAGGAGGTCGTAGACCGCGAGCGAGACCGTGCTCGCCTGCGGCAGCTCGAACGGGATGAGGGTCTGGCGGTCGAACGGGTTGGGGTAGTTCTCGAAGAGCACCACCTGGTCCGGCTGCGCGCCGTCGCCCTCGGTCGAGACCGGGTTAGCGTTAGTGAAATACTCGACCGCGAGGTCGTCGACGTAGAACCCGTCGGCGGTCACGCCGCCGTCGGCGCGGAGCACAAACTGGACCTGGACCTCGGGCGCGCCCTCGAAGGCGCTCAGGTCGATGGACTCCTCGACCCAGGTCGCCTGGGTGCCGTCGTAGCCCGGCTCGCCCGGGACTTGGGCACCGTTGCCCGAGCCGACCGAGGTGTAGCGCCCCGCGAGCGGCGTCCAGGTACCGCCGTCGGTGGAGGCGCGGACCTGGGCCACGTCGTAGCCGGCCTCGATGTCCCACCGCGCCATGAAGCGGAGCCGAGGGCTGGCGGCGCTGCTCAGGTCGAGCGGCTCGGCGAGCGTGAGGGCGTTGTTGGCCCCGTCGCGGTAGAAGCCCGAGGGGCTGTCGGCGAAGGCCGTCGGCGTCGACGTACCCTGGGTGGGCGTCAGACCCCAGCCGTCGCCCGTCGTCCAGCCACCGGTCGACGCGGCGGGGTCTTCGAAGAGGGCGACCGGCGTCCCGATGGCCACGCCCGTGAGCGTCTCGGCGAGCGCGACGTCGTCGAACGAGAACTCGACGGCGAGGTCGCTCCGCAGGCCGAGCGGCGCGCTCGGGCTGAGCGTGAAGGCGAGGCCCTCGACCTCGACGCTCTCGCCGGCAGCGAGGTCGAACGCCTGGCTGAAGCGGCTCGGCTCGTCCAGCACACCGGGGGCCTCACTCACGATGCGGAGGCGGACGCCCGTCATCCCTTCCAGGCCGATGTTCTGCACCGTCACTGTCGCTGCGGCAGACTCGCCGGGGTCGAGGTGACCGTTCCCGCTGTGGGTCTCGGCTACCTCGAACCGGGCGACGGTCGGGTAGAACCCGGCGAGCCGGGCCAGGCGAAGGTTCATCACCCGGTTGGTCTCGGCGAGCGGGACGATGTCGCTCTGGCGTGGCCAGAAGCCCTGGAAGAACGAGCCGACCTCCGGAGTCCAGGCGAAGATTTTGCCCTTTGTGTCTTGCTCGCCGTAGTGCCAGTCGTCCGAGTCGCCGTTGGCTGGGTAGAGCACGTCGGCAGCCTGGCCGAACTCGTAGCCGTTGACCTGCGTCAGGTACGTCGAGGCCCGCGTGAAGAGGTCCTGGTCCGGGGTGTAGACGCCTCGCTCGTAGCCCCAGGAGTGGAGTAGGACGTTGCTGTAGGAGTGGTAGTTGAACGCGCCGCGGATCTCCCGCGTGTTGAGGAAGTCGCGGATCGCAGCGGTCTCGGGCTCGGAGAACGGAGCCGGACCGCGGTAGACCTCGCTGCTCGCGTTGCCGCTGGAGCCCTGGTTGTCGCGGCCCCACTCGTAGGCGTAGTTGCGGTTGAGGTCCACGCCGAAGCTGCTGCCCGGATTGTCGCGGCGGTTCTTGCGCCAGAACCCGCCCCCGTCCGGGTTGGTCTGCTGGTTGTAGACGTAGCCGTCGGGGTTGAGAACGGGGACGAAGTACATCTCCCGGTTGTTGACGAGGTTGGTCGCCTGGGTGTTAGTCCCGTAGTTCTCAAGGAGGTAGAACATGTAGTAGATCACCGTCGCCATGCTCTGCGGCTCGCGGGCGTGGTGGAGCGCGGTGTAGAGCACCTCCGGCTCGTTCTCGTCGACGCCGGGGTTGTCGGAGATCTTGACCATCCAGATGTCGCGCCCCTGGTGGCTCTGCCCGATCGACTCGCGGGCGGTGATGAGGTCCGGGTAGTCGGCGTGCATCTCGTCGAGCTTGGCGACCACCTCGTCGAAGGTGTAGTAGCCCCCCATCGAGCCGAAGCCGAAGCCTGAGGCGCGGCTCGCGGCGAGGGCCTGCTGACGCTCGGCCTCACTGAAGGGTGCGCGCGCGGCGTAGTCGGCGGCCAGGTCGGCGACCGAGACCTCGTAGGCGAACCCGCTCGCGGCGAGGTCGGCGAGGTCGGCCTCGCTGAGTACGGTAACGGCCACCCACCTGCCGTCCACTTTGTCGAGCCCTACGTGTCCGACGCCGGGGACGCGCGCAGAGAGGTCAGCGAGGTCGCTGCGGTCGGCGAGCGTGATGCGGACCTCGCTGTAGCGGGGCGGCGCGTCGGCAGCCTGCTGCGCGTGCAGCGCGGCTGGCGCGGCGAGCAACAGGGCGAGAACGGCGGTGGAGGCGAAGCGCATAGTCTGAACGGGTCTGTATGGGGCGGGTGGGGCGTGATTATACACCCGTGCCGCGGCGGCACCAACCGCCGGCCCCGCGCTGACCCCCAAATGAGCGCGCGACGAGCCCAACGTGACCCCAGCGTGGCATGCTGCACACCGCGGTGCTGTGAAGAGGCCCGGAAATGCACGCCTCGGACGAACCTCTACTTCGGGGCAGGGTTGCCCCGGCTCATCCACCGCCCCCCTCCGTGCCCGTCGCCACGCCTCCCCCGATCCGGCGCATCCCGCTCGGGCTCCGCTACATGGCCGGCTCTGCGCTGTTCTTCAGCCTAATGACGCTTTTCGTCAAGCTGGCTGGGCAGCGGGTTCCGGCGATGGAGATCGTCTTCGCCCGCTCCGTCTTCATGGTCGCGGGCACGTACGCCCTGCTCCGCCGGACCGGCACCCCCCCGCTCGGCCACAACCGGCGGCTGCTCCTGGCGCGCGGCGTGATCGGCGCGACGGCGCTCAGCCTGTTCTACTGGGCCATTCCGCGCATCCCGCTCGGCGACGCGACGGCGCTGTTCTACGTCACTCCGATCTGGACAGCGGTCGCGGCGGCGTTCGTCCTCCGCGAGCGCACGGCGGGGCGCGTGGTCGCCGGCATGGTGGTGAGCCTCCTCGGTGTCGCGCTGATCGCCAAGCCGTCGCTGCTCTTCGGCGACAGCGCAGCCGGGCTGGACCCGCTCGCCGTCACGGCGACGGTGACCGCCTCCATCCTCTCCGGGCTCGTCTACACGATCGTCCGCAAGCTCCGCGAGACCGACGCACCGAACGTCATCATCTTCTACCTCTCCGTCGCGGGCATCGTCTTGGCGCTGCCGTTCGCCGGTAGCTGGGTGGTGCCGCAGGGGGTCGAGTGGCTGTGGCTGCTCGGCGCGGGGGCGACGACGCTGGTCGCGCAGATTTTCCTGACGCACGGGCTCCACCTCGAACAGGCCGGCCGGGCGATGTCCATTGGCTACCTGCAGGTAGTCTTCGCGTTCGTGTGGGGCCTCTTCGTCTTCGGGAACGTGCCCGACGGCTGGAGCCTCGGCGGGGCCGCGCTGATCGTCGGCAGCGTCCTCCTGATCGCCCGGCAGCGAGCGGCGGGCGGTGGCTCGGTGGGAGCGCCTGCGTCGCGGTCACCCGCTCGCTCCAGTGCCCATACCGGCATGCGCTAGAACGTCCTCAATGGCCCTGACTACGGCTTCGGCCTTGCGGTCGTCGAGCGCGTCGGGGTGCGGCGGCGCGAACCGGCCCGCGTCGTTGTCGAAGTACTGCCCGGAGGCTCCGGCGAACGCGTCCGACAGCGAGGCCTGCACCAGAATGTCCACGCCGATGCCAACGTCCTTGCCTGCCGTCCCGAACGCGCTGCGGACCATCTTCGTGCCGAGCAGAGACCCGGGGTTGACCGCGACCACGCTCGGCCCTTCCGCGCCGACCTCCCCGGCGAGGTAGCGCGACCACATCGTCAGCGCCAGCTTGCTCTGGGCGTAGGCCACCCCGTCGGAGAGGTGCCCCTGTCCTGCGAGGGCGGCGAGGTCCACCGGTGCCTGCGCAGCCGAGGACAGGTTGACGACGCGCCCGGCGGGCGGAATCAGCGGCAGAAGGCGCCGCGTCAGCAGGTAGGGCGCAATGGCATTGACGGCGAAGCGGATGTCCAGCCCGTCGGCGGTCCGGGGGTCCGCAGCACTGTAGACGCCCGCGTTGTTGATCAGCACGTCGAGGCGCTCGTAGCGCTCGGCCACGGTGTCGGCCAGCGCGGACACCTCGGCAAGCACCGAGAGGTCCGCGGCGGTGCGCTCGGCGGTTCCCGACGCCGACAGCTCGGCCTCCACCCGGTCGAGCTTGTCCGGGTCGCGGCCGTGGAAGAGTACGCGGTGACCGTCGGCAGTAAGGCGGCGGGCGGTCCCCAGCCCGATGCCGTCGGTGGAGCCGGTGATGAGGATCGTCTTCATGGCAGGTTACATCTGGAGAGTCGGAAACTGAGGCAACAGGTCGTCGGCGAGGCACCGAAGCGTCGTCTCGGTGTCGGCCCGGTTGAACCGGAGGTTGAGTGCGACGTGGTTGACGCCGGCCGTCTCCAGCGCCCCGAGGTACGCCGCGAGCGCACGCATACCCGACCGCATCCCGAGGTGCAACGGCCGGGGTGCTGCGTCGGGGTCGTCGTCCAGGTCCACGTAGAGCGGCTGCATGACGGGCTTGCCGAACGTACCCGGAATGAGCGCTCGGTAGTCGCGGACCGCCTGCGCCTGGACGGCGGCGGCGCGTGGATAGGTCATCCACCCGTCGCCGTGCGCCGCGACCCAACTGGGAGCCTGGCGGCTGCCTCCGGTGATGAGCAGCGGAAGCTGACCGACAACGGGCTTGGGCAGGAGGTCTATCCCGCCGCCGACCCGGCCGTACGGACTGTCGAGGCTGGGCGAAGGCTCGGCTATCCGGCGGAGGTAAGCGTAGGCCTCCCGGAACCGCTCACCCCGCGCCTCGAACCGTTGGCCGAAGGCGGGGTACTCCGCCGGCCGGTCGCCCGAGGCGATGCCGAGGAGGAGTCGCCCGCCCGAGAGCACGTCGGCGCTCGCGGCGGCCCGGGCGACGTGGGCCGGGTGCCGGAGCGGAAGAATGACGCTCGCCACACCGAGTGCGATCCGCTCCGTCTGCCCGGCCAGCAGGCCGAGGTACACGAACGGATCGAACGGCTGGCCCGCATCGCCGAACGAAGGCACGTTGAACGGAACGTCGCGGAGCCAGACGGCCGCGAAGCCAAGTCGCTCGGCCAGCCGGACGCGCTCGGCGTGGCGCTCCATCGCCGGCACCGGCCCCTGCGCGTACGTCTCAATCGGGACCACGAGGCCCAGCGTCAGCCGGCCGGGCTGAAAGACCGAGCGGTAGCCCCGGTTGAGGGGTCTGAACGGTGCGGACTCCAAGCGCTCAGCGGTCGGCGTAGCCTCAGCCACGGGGCTACCTGGCAAAGCCACCGACCGGTGTCATGTACACCGGATCAAGACCGCCGACCTGCTCCTTCAACTCGTCGGTCAGTTCGCTGTAGACGACAAACTGCTCCACGTCGACGAGGTCCATGAACCGGTCCTGAAAGGTGCTCCATGTGGGTAGGTGGGCCATCGCCGCGTCTGCGTCGCGGTAGCGCTCGTAGACGCGGAGCCGCTGCCCGTCGGGGTCGATGGTCCATTCGTAGTTGAGGGTACCCGGCTCAGGCCGGACAGCCTCGACCATCTCGTGCATCAGCGCCTCGAGCGCGTCGCGGCGGCCGTCTTTGATGGGGCCTTCGAGGGTCCAGATGATGTTATCGTTGAACATGGCGTAGAAGGGATGAGCAGCGGGAACGAGGTCTCAAGTGAGATCGTCGGTGCCCTCGATCAGAAAATGGTGGCTGGTCGAGTGCTTGAGACGGGACTGTAGATACGGCCGGTAGGCGGGGTCGTTCTCGAAGGCGCGGGCGGCTTCCGCCGAAGGCCACTCGATGACGATGCGGAGCGCGGCGTCTGCGCCGTCGCCCTCGAGCCGCTCGTGGGTGGCGGTCCGGGCGAGGTACCTGCCGCCGTGCTCGGCGACGAGCTTGTTGGCAACGGGCAGGTAGTCGTCGATCCAGTCTTCGGAGGTCGGGGTGACGGCGAGGACGGAGTAGGCAGGCATGGTGCTCAAGAGGTGTGGTGAGTGAAGAAGCACGTTCGGTGCCGGCACGGGCAGCCGCCGCGTGCGAGGCGAACCGTGCTCGAGGTGGAACCCGGCGTCTGTTTATGCGATCCATCGATTCTCATCACCCGAACCATCACATCTACTCATGGACTCCAGCACGCTCGACCTCCGCCACCTCCGCCTTGTCCGTGCTGTGGTGGAAGAAGGAACGCTCACGGCGGCGGGCAACCGGCTCTCGCTCTCGCAGTCGGCGCTCTCGCACCAACTCCGCGATGTCGAAGACCGGCTCGGGATCGCGCTGTTCGAGCGGCGCGGCCGGTCGCTCGTGCTGACCGAGGCCGGCGGGCGCGTGCTCGACGCGGCCCGGGTCGTGCTCGACGAGGTGAGCCGGGCCGAGGCCGACCTCGACGTGCTCGCGGCGGGCAAGAGCGGGACGCTTCGGGTTACGGCCGAGTGCTACACGACCTACCACTGGCTCCCGCTCGTGCTCGGCACCTACCGCGAGGCGTGGCCGCTCGTGGACGTGGAGATCGTAGCGGGGGCCTCGGAGCGGCCCGGGGCCGCGCTCCTCGACCGCCGGGTGGACGTAGCCCTCGTCACGACCGTGGACCGGGCAGACGGCCTCGCGCTCACCGAACTGTTCGAGGACGAGGTCGTCGCGGTGGTGGCCGAGAGCCACCCGTGGGCGGGGCGAGCACACGTCGAGCCGGCGGCCTTCGACGGCGAGCAGGTGTTCGTCTGGCACACATGCACCGAGCGTGACTGCGTGCTCTCGCTCGTGGCGGCGGCCGGGGCTACGCCCAGCCGGATCATCCCGGTCCCACTCTCCACCGAAGGAGCCGTCGGGATGGTCCGGGCCGGCCTGGGCGTGACAGCAATGGCACGCTGGGCGGCTGCCCCGTACCTCGAACAGGGCGGGCTTGCTGACGTGCCGGTCACCGAAGACGGCGTGCGGCGCCGGTGGTACGTGGCAATGCGGCGAGATCCACGACCGCCGTACGTCGACGCGTTCGTGGACGCCTTGACTCGGATGGAGCAGCCGGCCCTCCTGAACCCCGGCATGCCTCCGGCTGCGTGACGCCCCCGCACCCGTCGGGCTACGCCTCAGACCGGGCGACACCTCAAGCCGGACGACACCTCAAGCCGGGCAGTTCGCCCTGGTCGCGCGCCGACACCATATTCACCGCTCAGGGTTCTCTGCCAACGCTGGGCTGGGATGCGCTTCGCGAGCGCCACACGGTTGCCTCCGGCACCCTGCCTGAGCGCGCACAAATCGAGCTGTGCGGGTCGCTCAGGCTGCTGCCTGGGAGACGCGCGCTACAGGCTGAGCGGGGGAGACGCGTGCCTGCGTCCGGGCGCACTGTGCGGCGTCAGCCCTCACGAATCCATAAGCCTACGCATAGGGCGAGGCGCGAAAGTGGCAGTATCATCGGTCGCCTTCGGCTTTTACCTGACGACCCATGCGTACCGCCTTCCTGCTCTCGGCTCTCCTGCTTCCTCTCGCCGCCGACGCCCAGACGTGGCAGAACGCCGACGTGCGCGGCTACGGCTACGTCAACGGCCTGCTGATCCACCCGCAGACCCAGACTGTCTACAGCCGCACCGACGTGGCGGGCATCTTCCGCTGGGACGGTGCCCGGTGGACGAACCTCCTCGACGGCGAGTTCACGCGCTCCCAGCTCTGGCCCGCCGCGGCCGAGGCGTTCGCACTCGACCCCCGCGTACCCGGCCGGCTCTGGGTCGCGCTCGGCAACAACCTCACCTCCGAAGGCGAAGCCTCGCTCGTCGTGCGCTCGGACGATGACGGGCAGACCTGGACGGCCACCAACTTCCCCCCGACGGTCGGCATGGCAGGCAACGGGTCGTGGCGGCGCAGCGGCGAGCAGCTGGCCGCAGACCCCAACGACTCCGACGTGGTCTACTTCGCCAGCCACGCCGACGGCCTCTGGCGGACCGTCAACGGCGGCGCGTCGTGGGGCCGGGTGACGAGCTTCCCGAGCCTCGGCGACGAGGGCGGACCGGGCGACGGTCCCTGCCCCGAGGTCGACCCCGACGGCTGCGGGCCGGGCGGCCTCTCGTTCGTCGTCTTCGACGACCGCACGACAGTGACGATCGCCGGCCGGACCGTGACGGCGAACGTCTACGTAGGTGCCCTCGGCGACGGGGTCTGGCGCTCGGCCGACGGCGGGCGGACGTGGGCGCTCGCTGTCCCCGGCCCCGGCACGCGCGACAACCCGATGCGCGCCGCCTTCACCCACGGCCGCCTCCAGGTCGGCTTTAGCGGCGACGGGGGCTTTGCCGGCGACGGCGCGATCCTCGTCTACGTCCCCGACGGCAGCGGCTCGGGCGGGACGGTGGCCGACAAGACGCCGCCTGAGGCGTGCCCGCTCTACGGCACCTACGACTGGAATGAGATCGCCTCCCACCCCACTGACCCCGACTTCGTCGTCGCGATCCCCTACGGCGTCGTAGCGCGCAAAGTGTTCTTCACGCGCAACTTCACCGACCCCAACCCGACCTGGGAGATCCAGACCGACGAAGGCCCGTACGCCGAGTGCCCGGCTCAGCAACTCGATTACACGCTCAACCAGGTGGTGTGGGCGGGCGAGGAAGACGGCGCGTTCTCGTACGGCGGGGCCGCTGCGTTCGACCTCGAAGACCCGCGCCGGGTCTGGTTTACGACAGGCTGGGGCGTGTACCGCTTCGACGACCTCGTCGCCGACGGCACGACGCTCGACTTCGCGGGCGTGATGGCGGGGCTGGAAGAGTCGTGCGTCCACGACGTCGAGGCTCCCGGCGGCAGCGGCCCGGCAGTCTACTCAGCCGCGTTCGACACCTTCGGCTGGGCGCACCGCACCGTCGCCGAGGTTCCGGCGACGAGTTTCGACTTCGGCGTGCAGCAGAACGCGACCGACGTGGCCGTGACGCCGGCCGATCCGCTCCTCGCGGTCGTCGTCGGGGCGCGCAACGGCGGCTACCTCCCCGCCGGGCGCGTCACCCGCGACGGCGGTCTGACGTGGAGCGACCTCGGTCTCCTCGGCGACCCCAACGACCCGGACGACGCCTGCGAGGCGTTCCTCACCGCCGGCAACATCGCCGTCTCCGCGACCGACCCGGACCGGATGGTGTGGAGCCCGCAGTCGGCCATCTGGCCGGCGTGCAACGGCTTCAGCGCGCCTGTCGTCACCCCGCCCCACCTCTCGGCCGACGGCGGCCAGACGTGGCAGCCCGTCCAGGGCATGGACTTCGACGGCGGCAACTGGGCGACGGGCACCGACTTCGTCGTCAGCCAGCACCTCGTCGCCGACGCCGTTGACGGCGACCGGTTCTACGCCTACGTCAAGCAGAACAACGCGAGCGGGACCGTCGGCATCTGGGCGAGCGCGGACGGCGGCGCGACCTGGTCCGAGCAGTGCCGGGGCTGCGTGCCGGACTTCCGCTTCCCCC
This genomic interval carries:
- the pruA gene encoding L-glutamate gamma-semialdehyde dehydrogenase; the encoded protein is MTNAVLRPPAPANESVRSYAPGALERRSLQKRISEMREETVAIPAVIGGERVETGRTAEVVAPHEHSRVLARAHLGGEAEVGRAVDAAVEARHDWMRMPWNDRASVFLRAADLLAGPWRDTINAATMLGQSKNAYQAEIDSAAELVDFFRYNVHFMRQIYEEQPVSPPGQWNQVEYRPLEGFVFAVTPFNFTSIAGNLPTAPALMGNTVVWKPATTALLSAYYIMALLEAAGLPPGVVNLVPGSGADVGDPAIASPHFTGLHFTGSTGTFNHLWREIGNNLDAYRTYPRIVGETGGKDFIVAHESADPEAVATAIVRGAFEYQGQKCSAASRVYLPEALWPAVEESLMQQLGEMQMGPVEDFTNFVNAVIDRKSFENITGYIDRAKEADGVRIAHGGGYDDSEGFYVEPTVLITEDPHYETMEHELFGPVASLYVAPASTSFSDLLKLVDETSPYALTGAVFARDRSAVIEARDTLAEAAGNFYINDKPTGAVVGQQPFGGARGSGTNDKAGSHVNLLRWTSLRAIKETFVPAAHFAYPFHAPDVRANGREESVEG
- a CDS encoding siphovirus Gp157 family protein, with protein sequence MSDIKPLTLYAIDAELQALEDALLASGGEITDEIEAQHNDLLDLRTGKVEGYLRVLRRLEATAEAVKAERQRLQEAERRFATAAQSLKSRLAWSMQQRGETEHPTALGRVKLQRSSSPPVELTAEVGSLPDAFVRVKRSADLTALRDALQSDDPDLRAEAERVAHLGEATYYVRIY
- a CDS encoding FxsA family protein, whose translation is MPSFQKPSLFGRLLLLFTVVPILELTLLVWLGGRIGFWPTVGLIAATAIIGSTLAHREGLSALARFRARMAQGEVPGDELTDGILILIAGAFLLTPGVLTDVVGFLGLLPPTRKVIKQAVSKRVRQSMLGDTVSVGTWPPPPPPESDAVDVEFEDVREDA
- a CDS encoding M14 family zinc carboxypeptidase, encoding MRFASTAVLALLLAAPAALHAQQAADAPPRYSEVRITLADRSDLADLSARVPGVGHVGLDKVDGRWVAVTVLSEADLADLAASGFAYEVSVADLAADYAARAPFSEAERQQALAASRASGFGFGSMGGYYTFDEVVAKLDEMHADYPDLITARESIGQSHQGRDIWMVKISDNPGVDENEPEVLYTALHHAREPQSMATVIYYMFYLLENYGTNTQATNLVNNREMYFVPVLNPDGYVYNQQTNPDGGGFWRKNRRDNPGSSFGVDLNRNYAYEWGRDNQGSSGNASSEVYRGPAPFSEPETAAIRDFLNTREIRGAFNYHSYSNVLLHSWGYERGVYTPDQDLFTRASTYLTQVNGYEFGQAADVLYPANGDSDDWHYGEQDTKGKIFAWTPEVGSFFQGFWPRQSDIVPLAETNRVMNLRLARLAGFYPTVARFEVAETHSGNGHLDPGESAAATVTVQNIGLEGMTGVRLRIVSEAPGVLDEPSRFSQAFDLAAGESVEVEGLAFTLSPSAPLGLRSDLAVEFSFDDVALAETLTGVAIGTPVALFEDPAASTGGWTTGDGWGLTPTQGTSTPTAFADSPSGFYRDGANNALTLAEPLDLSSAASPRLRFMARWDIEAGYDVAQVRASTDGGTWTPLAGRYTSVGSGNGAQVPGEPGYDGTQATWVEESIDLSAFEGAPEVQVQFVLRADGGVTADGFYVDDLAVEYFTNANPVSTEGDGAQPDQVVLFENYPNPFDRQTLIPFELPQASTVSLAVYDLLGQRVRTLADGLYAAGSHSATWDGSDGAGQAVASGVYVVTLRAAGSVKTRKLLVVR
- a CDS encoding DMT family transporter yields the protein MPVATPPPIRRIPLGLRYMAGSALFFSLMTLFVKLAGQRVPAMEIVFARSVFMVAGTYALLRRTGTPPLGHNRRLLLARGVIGATALSLFYWAIPRIPLGDATALFYVTPIWTAVAAAFVLRERTAGRVVAGMVVSLLGVALIAKPSLLFGDSAAGLDPLAVTATVTASILSGLVYTIVRKLRETDAPNVIIFYLSVAGIVLALPFAGSWVVPQGVEWLWLLGAGATTLVAQIFLTHGLHLEQAGRAMSIGYLQVVFAFVWGLFVFGNVPDGWSLGGAALIVGSVLLIARQRAAGGGSVGAPASRSPARSSAHTGMR
- a CDS encoding SDR family NAD(P)-dependent oxidoreductase yields the protein MKTILITGSTDGIGLGTARRLTADGHRVLFHGRDPDKLDRVEAELSASGTAERTAADLSVLAEVSALADTVAERYERLDVLINNAGVYSAADPRTADGLDIRFAVNAIAPYLLTRRLLPLIPPAGRVVNLSSAAQAPVDLAALAGQGHLSDGVAYAQSKLALTMWSRYLAGEVGAEGPSVVAVNPGSLLGTKMVRSAFGTAGKDVGIGVDILVQASLSDAFAGASGQYFDNDAGRFAPPHPDALDDRKAEAVVRAIEDVLAHAGMGTGASG